The Equus przewalskii isolate Varuska chromosome 5, EquPr2, whole genome shotgun sequence genome window below encodes:
- the MCRS1 gene encoding microspherule protein 1 isoform X1 yields the protein MFHYMLSQLGKPLILVISKTATPSLPWPRPFDSSSPDEPEGVAQPLAPRPGSRHTSRKPALALRLLPSPRRSCWSWQPRNDSQGLLDSSLMASGTASRSEDEESLAGQKRASSQALGTIPKRRSSSRFIKRKKFDDELVESSLAKSSTRAKGASGVEPGRCSGSEPSSSEKKKVSKAPSTPVPPSPAPAPGLTKRVKKSKQPLQVTKDLGRWKPADDLLLINAVLQTNDLTSVHLGVKFSCRFTLREVQERWYALLYDPVISKLACQAMRQLHPEAIAAIQSKALFSKAEEQLLSKVGSTSQPTLETFQDLLHRHPDAFYLARTAKALQAHWQLMKQYYLLEDQTVQPLPKGDQVLNFSDAEDLIDDSKLKDMRDEVLEHELTVADRRQKREIRQLEQELHKWQVLVDSITGMSSPDFDNQTLAVLRGRMVRYLMRSREITLGRATKDNQIDVDLSLEGPAWKISRKQGVIKLKNNGDFFIANEGRRPIYIDGRPVLCGSKWRLSNNSVVEIASLRFVFLINQDLIALIRAEAAKITPQ from the exons ATGTTCCACTATATGTTGTCCCAATTAGGAAAGCCTTTAATTTTGGTTATTAGCAAAACGGCAACACCTTCTCTGCCATGGCCACGCCCCTTTGACTCAAGTTCTCCGGACGAACCGGAAGGGGTTGCGCAGCCCCTAGCTCCTAGACCCGGAAGTAGACATACCTCACGGAAGCCGGCTTTGGCCCTGCGGCTGCTGCCGTCGCCGCGGAGAAGTTGTTGGAGCTGGCAGCCTAGGAATG ATTCTCAGGGGCTGCTAGATTCATCCCTGATGGCATCAGGCACTGCCAGCCGCTCAGAGGATGAGGAGTCACTGGCAGGGCAGAAGCGGGCCTCTTCCCAGGCCTTGGGCACCATCCCTAAACGGAGAAGCTCCTCCAG GTTCATCAAGAGGAAGAAGTTTGATGATGAGCTGGTGGAGAGCAGCCTGGCTAAGTCCTCTACCCGGGCAAAGGGGGCCAGTGGGGTGGAGCCAGGGCGCTGTTCAGGGAGTGAACCATCTTCCAGTGAGAAGAAGAAG GTGTCCAAGGCCCCCAGCACTCCTGTaccacccagcccagccccagctcccggACTCACCAAGCGTGTAAAGAAGAGCAAACAGCCACTTCAGGTGACCAAGGATTTGGGCCGCTGGAAGCCTGCAGATGACCTCCTACTCATCAATGCCGTGTTGCAG ACCAACGACCTGACATCCGTCCACCTGGGCGTGAAGTTCAGCTGCCGCTTCACCCTTCGGGAAGTCCAGGAGCGCTGGTACGCCCTGCTCTACGATCCTGTCATCTCCAA GCTGGCCTGCCAGGCCATGAGACAGCTGCACCCAGAGGCCATTGCTGccatccagagcaaggccctgtTTAGCAAGGCTGAGGAACAGCTGCTGAGCAAAGTGGGAtcg ACCAGCCAGCCGACCCTGGAGACCTTCCAGGACCTGCTGCACAGACACCCCGATGCCTTCTACCTGGCCCGAACTGCCAAGGCTCTGCAGGCCCACTGGCAGCTCATGAAGCAGTATTACCTGCTGGAGGACCAGACAG TGCAGCCGCTGCCCAAGGGGGACCAAGTGCTGAACTTCTCTGACGCAGAGGACCTGATTGATGACAGTAAGCTCAA GGACATGCGAGATGAAGTCCTGGAACATG AGCTGACAGTGGCTGACCGGCGCCAGAAACGAGAGATTCGGCAGCTGGAACAGGAATTGCATAAGTGGCAGGTGCTAGTAGACAGCATCACAG GCATGAGCTCTCCGGACTTCGACAACCAGACGCTGGCAGTGCTGCGGGGCCGCATGGTGCGGTACCTGATGCGCTCACGAGAG ATCACCCTGGGCAGAGCAACCAAGGACAACCAGATTGATGTGGATCTGTCTCTGGAGGGTCCAGCCTGGAAGATCTCCCGGAAGCAAG GTGTCATCAAGTTGAAAAACAACGGGGATTTCTTCATTGCCAATGAGGGCCGGCGGCCCATCTACATTGATGGACGACCTGTGCTATGTGGCTCCAAGTGGCGCCTCAGCAACAACTCTGTGGTGGAG ATTGCCAGCCTGAGATTTGTCTTCCTCATCAACCAGGACCTCATTGCCCTTATCCGGGCCGAGGCTGCCAAGATCACGCCACAGTGA
- the MCRS1 gene encoding microspherule protein 1 isoform X3, with amino-acid sequence MEKDSQGLLDSSLMASGTASRSEDEESLAGQKRASSQALGTIPKRRSSSRFIKRKKFDDELVESSLAKSSTRAKGASGVEPGRCSGSEPSSSEKKKVSKAPSTPVPPSPAPAPGLTKRVKKSKQPLQVTKDLGRWKPADDLLLINAVLQTNDLTSVHLGVKFSCRFTLREVQERWYALLYDPVISKLACQAMRQLHPEAIAAIQSKALFSKAEEQLLSKVGSTSQPTLETFQDLLHRHPDAFYLARTAKALQAHWQLMKQYYLLEDQTVQPLPKGDQVLNFSDAEDLIDDSKLKDMRDEVLEHELTVADRRQKREIRQLEQELHKWQVLVDSITGMSSPDFDNQTLAVLRGRMVRYLMRSREITLGRATKDNQIDVDLSLEGPAWKISRKQGVIKLKNNGDFFIANEGRRPIYIDGRPVLCGSKWRLSNNSVVEIASLRFVFLINQDLIALIRAEAAKITPQ; translated from the exons ATGGAAAAAG ATTCTCAGGGGCTGCTAGATTCATCCCTGATGGCATCAGGCACTGCCAGCCGCTCAGAGGATGAGGAGTCACTGGCAGGGCAGAAGCGGGCCTCTTCCCAGGCCTTGGGCACCATCCCTAAACGGAGAAGCTCCTCCAG GTTCATCAAGAGGAAGAAGTTTGATGATGAGCTGGTGGAGAGCAGCCTGGCTAAGTCCTCTACCCGGGCAAAGGGGGCCAGTGGGGTGGAGCCAGGGCGCTGTTCAGGGAGTGAACCATCTTCCAGTGAGAAGAAGAAG GTGTCCAAGGCCCCCAGCACTCCTGTaccacccagcccagccccagctcccggACTCACCAAGCGTGTAAAGAAGAGCAAACAGCCACTTCAGGTGACCAAGGATTTGGGCCGCTGGAAGCCTGCAGATGACCTCCTACTCATCAATGCCGTGTTGCAG ACCAACGACCTGACATCCGTCCACCTGGGCGTGAAGTTCAGCTGCCGCTTCACCCTTCGGGAAGTCCAGGAGCGCTGGTACGCCCTGCTCTACGATCCTGTCATCTCCAA GCTGGCCTGCCAGGCCATGAGACAGCTGCACCCAGAGGCCATTGCTGccatccagagcaaggccctgtTTAGCAAGGCTGAGGAACAGCTGCTGAGCAAAGTGGGAtcg ACCAGCCAGCCGACCCTGGAGACCTTCCAGGACCTGCTGCACAGACACCCCGATGCCTTCTACCTGGCCCGAACTGCCAAGGCTCTGCAGGCCCACTGGCAGCTCATGAAGCAGTATTACCTGCTGGAGGACCAGACAG TGCAGCCGCTGCCCAAGGGGGACCAAGTGCTGAACTTCTCTGACGCAGAGGACCTGATTGATGACAGTAAGCTCAA GGACATGCGAGATGAAGTCCTGGAACATG AGCTGACAGTGGCTGACCGGCGCCAGAAACGAGAGATTCGGCAGCTGGAACAGGAATTGCATAAGTGGCAGGTGCTAGTAGACAGCATCACAG GCATGAGCTCTCCGGACTTCGACAACCAGACGCTGGCAGTGCTGCGGGGCCGCATGGTGCGGTACCTGATGCGCTCACGAGAG ATCACCCTGGGCAGAGCAACCAAGGACAACCAGATTGATGTGGATCTGTCTCTGGAGGGTCCAGCCTGGAAGATCTCCCGGAAGCAAG GTGTCATCAAGTTGAAAAACAACGGGGATTTCTTCATTGCCAATGAGGGCCGGCGGCCCATCTACATTGATGGACGACCTGTGCTATGTGGCTCCAAGTGGCGCCTCAGCAACAACTCTGTGGTGGAG ATTGCCAGCCTGAGATTTGTCTTCCTCATCAACCAGGACCTCATTGCCCTTATCCGGGCCGAGGCTGCCAAGATCACGCCACAGTGA
- the MCRS1 gene encoding microspherule protein 1 isoform X2: MTRGTGRTAQRGRSGPDSQGLLDSSLMASGTASRSEDEESLAGQKRASSQALGTIPKRRSSSRFIKRKKFDDELVESSLAKSSTRAKGASGVEPGRCSGSEPSSSEKKKVSKAPSTPVPPSPAPAPGLTKRVKKSKQPLQVTKDLGRWKPADDLLLINAVLQTNDLTSVHLGVKFSCRFTLREVQERWYALLYDPVISKLACQAMRQLHPEAIAAIQSKALFSKAEEQLLSKVGSTSQPTLETFQDLLHRHPDAFYLARTAKALQAHWQLMKQYYLLEDQTVQPLPKGDQVLNFSDAEDLIDDSKLKDMRDEVLEHELTVADRRQKREIRQLEQELHKWQVLVDSITGMSSPDFDNQTLAVLRGRMVRYLMRSREITLGRATKDNQIDVDLSLEGPAWKISRKQGVIKLKNNGDFFIANEGRRPIYIDGRPVLCGSKWRLSNNSVVEIASLRFVFLINQDLIALIRAEAAKITPQ, encoded by the exons ATGACGCGTGGCACCGGGAGAACTGCCCAGCGTGGAAGGTCTGGGCCAG ATTCTCAGGGGCTGCTAGATTCATCCCTGATGGCATCAGGCACTGCCAGCCGCTCAGAGGATGAGGAGTCACTGGCAGGGCAGAAGCGGGCCTCTTCCCAGGCCTTGGGCACCATCCCTAAACGGAGAAGCTCCTCCAG GTTCATCAAGAGGAAGAAGTTTGATGATGAGCTGGTGGAGAGCAGCCTGGCTAAGTCCTCTACCCGGGCAAAGGGGGCCAGTGGGGTGGAGCCAGGGCGCTGTTCAGGGAGTGAACCATCTTCCAGTGAGAAGAAGAAG GTGTCCAAGGCCCCCAGCACTCCTGTaccacccagcccagccccagctcccggACTCACCAAGCGTGTAAAGAAGAGCAAACAGCCACTTCAGGTGACCAAGGATTTGGGCCGCTGGAAGCCTGCAGATGACCTCCTACTCATCAATGCCGTGTTGCAG ACCAACGACCTGACATCCGTCCACCTGGGCGTGAAGTTCAGCTGCCGCTTCACCCTTCGGGAAGTCCAGGAGCGCTGGTACGCCCTGCTCTACGATCCTGTCATCTCCAA GCTGGCCTGCCAGGCCATGAGACAGCTGCACCCAGAGGCCATTGCTGccatccagagcaaggccctgtTTAGCAAGGCTGAGGAACAGCTGCTGAGCAAAGTGGGAtcg ACCAGCCAGCCGACCCTGGAGACCTTCCAGGACCTGCTGCACAGACACCCCGATGCCTTCTACCTGGCCCGAACTGCCAAGGCTCTGCAGGCCCACTGGCAGCTCATGAAGCAGTATTACCTGCTGGAGGACCAGACAG TGCAGCCGCTGCCCAAGGGGGACCAAGTGCTGAACTTCTCTGACGCAGAGGACCTGATTGATGACAGTAAGCTCAA GGACATGCGAGATGAAGTCCTGGAACATG AGCTGACAGTGGCTGACCGGCGCCAGAAACGAGAGATTCGGCAGCTGGAACAGGAATTGCATAAGTGGCAGGTGCTAGTAGACAGCATCACAG GCATGAGCTCTCCGGACTTCGACAACCAGACGCTGGCAGTGCTGCGGGGCCGCATGGTGCGGTACCTGATGCGCTCACGAGAG ATCACCCTGGGCAGAGCAACCAAGGACAACCAGATTGATGTGGATCTGTCTCTGGAGGGTCCAGCCTGGAAGATCTCCCGGAAGCAAG GTGTCATCAAGTTGAAAAACAACGGGGATTTCTTCATTGCCAATGAGGGCCGGCGGCCCATCTACATTGATGGACGACCTGTGCTATGTGGCTCCAAGTGGCGCCTCAGCAACAACTCTGTGGTGGAG ATTGCCAGCCTGAGATTTGTCTTCCTCATCAACCAGGACCTCATTGCCCTTATCCGGGCCGAGGCTGCCAAGATCACGCCACAGTGA